The genomic window CGTTGTCGGCATGTTTGCCGTCGTTGAGATCGTCTTCGTCAGTCATCTCGTGGCGCCGACGAAAACCCAAGCGGTACTGGGCCTCTTGCATGACTGGGCGCTTGCGCATCGTCCGCACCTCGTCGCGGCTATCTTTACTGTGCTTGGGATCTCGCTGGCAGTTCGGGGATTCGGTATCTTCTAAATGGAAGTGCCGGAACTTGACACCTGCACGATCCTTGGCATACAGGCCGAGATCCGCACATCCATTCGGTGTTCGGTTACGACATAAGTAGGTGGCTCAAGCACCTGCCGATTCGATGCTGGCAGCGTCAGCTCTGCCCTGTAAGCGCTGAACGTGCAGAAAACCCTCGACGGCCGCGAGCGCACATTCCCGATAGTCGAAGTCTGGCAGTGTGGACAGCCGTCCCAGGACTAGGGGGCCGATCAGCATGGCAATGGCCTGGGAACGGTCCACCTCGCCGAGCTCCGCGGCCTCCGGGCTGTCGAATAAGGCGTCGAATGGCGCCGCATATTGCTGAGCGATGCGTTCGCGAAGCGTGGTGATTGCGGGGCTGGCCGCGCAGCTGGTGTGGTGGGGTTCTGGCAAACCCTCTAGGTCGCGGCCCAGGGCCAACCAGGACATCGCTGTCATCACGGCGGGTGCTTGAGCCACCGACTCGGCCTGGGCGAGGACCAAGGCGACCAGTCGATCCCGAAGGGAGCCGTCGTCGGGCGGTGTGGGGCACGGCGGTATCAGACTGTTGAACGCCGCCGCCAGCAAATCGTTCCCACTCGGGAAGTGGCGATACAGGGTGGCTCTGGCTACGTTAGCGGTGCGGGTGACCGCTTCTACGGTGACTGCGCTGGGACCTCCGGACCTCAAGAGGGCCGCGGCGGCTTCCAGTAAACGAGCCCGCGACCGGGCAGGCCGGGGATCGGTACTTTCCTCGGCGATGGGGACTCACCTCCCTGTTTCGAACAAGACTATCGGTCTACCTGCGCAGCCTTTCGGTGGCCGAAGTTCTTCCAGTCCCGAAAGCAGGGCACCTCCTAGCCAATGTCTTGATCCGGCCTGACCAGCGTACTGATGCAGTAGGCAGTGGCGATAGCCCGCGTGTGCGGTGTTTCGGGCACGGGCGCTCGCCCGGATAGGCGTCGCGCTGGTGATGGTGACGCCGGAAGCCCCGAACAGCGCCGGACGAACCCATGCTGACCGCGGCTGACCTGGGTCATCGACGATCACACCGTGGTGTTGCCTCGCGGTCGACGCAACATACCCCGAGGCTCCCGCCACTCATTGATGGCCGCCCGAAGACCGTTCGTGGCTCCTTTTCTATGGCACATTTTCTATGGCACACGGTAGGTCTGGCGGGTCGTGGGCGCTTCGTGGCGGCTGATCGAATCAGCCTCGGGCCGTGCATGATCCCGGGGGGCATATCGGCGAGAGCGCACTAGTAAAGCGTAAGCCGTCGGCCCGACACTGACACGCGAGAATCCGTCGAATAACCCATCGTCCCAGCACTTTCGGTGGAGAACTTACGTGCACGAAGCCAGTCGGGCGAGCTCGCGCCGTAGTGGCCGCTGCCCGCCGACGGGCTGTGGGGCGGCAGCGATGTGCACGCTAGTGCCGCCGAAGTCGCCGACCCGCTATCGGGGCCATGGGGAGCTGAACCGATGCGGCACAAGCACTAGTCAGCGGCTGCGATCTATAGTATATGTGATACGACACCATATAGGATCTACGTAACCATATCACAAGTACGATTTTGGAGAACTTCTTGAGCATCAACCCTTTTGATAGCGAGCAGGGTGGCTTTCTCGTCCTAGTCAACGACGAAGAACAACACAGTCTTTGGCCGGCGTTTGTCAGCGTCCCAGCGGGTTGGCGGGTGGTTTACGGCGAGGCTGACCGTGCTTCGTGCCTTGACTATATGGAGCAGAACTGGCCTGACATAAGACCGCGAAGCTTGCGGGAGCGGCTGGCGGCTCAGCAGCCGGATGTATCGACTGCTTAGTAGCAGGCTTCGTGGCGTGAAGCTGTGCCCCAGCGAGCGAATCGAGGGCACGAGTTCGGTTTCTCAGCAACAGCCGTCCTCCGGATGGCCTTCTCAAAGTTAGCGGGACGTGCGCCGGGGGGGCGTGCGATAAGCACTTCAACGGCACGGGATTTCAGATGCCGGTCAGCGGCTAGACCTAGGGGGTTCGCATAAATGCTTGATTTCGGCGCGCAATCGGATGTAGTGGGACCTCTGACCGCTGCTCAGTGGTCAATGTGGGCGGCCCAACAACTTCAGCCTGAGATTGCCTATAACTTCGCCGGTTTTGTGCCGA from Mycobacterium shigaense includes these protein-coding regions:
- a CDS encoding TetR/AcrR family transcriptional regulator, with product MEAAAALLRSGGPSAVTVEAVTRTANVARATLYRHFPSGNDLLAAAFNSLIPPCPTPPDDGSLRDRLVALVLAQAESVAQAPAVMTAMSWLALGRDLEGLPEPHHTSCAASPAITTLRERIAQQYAAPFDALFDSPEAAELGEVDRSQAIAMLIGPLVLGRLSTLPDFDYRECALAAVEGFLHVQRLQGRADAASIESAGA
- a CDS encoding MbtH family protein — its product is MSINPFDSEQGGFLVLVNDEEQHSLWPAFVSVPAGWRVVYGEADRASCLDYMEQNWPDIRPRSLRERLAAQQPDVSTA